A region of Jonquetella anthropi DSM 22815 DNA encodes the following proteins:
- a CDS encoding efflux RND transporter permease subunit: protein MRGLPRFALTHPVTVIITTIVAIFFGLYGLRQMGMENMPNVDIPIVLVSTTIQGASPTVVDNDVADPLESRINTVEGVKSLTSNSYEGRCFTIVEFELSKDIADAAADVRGKVSTAQRQLPDAADTPIVDKFNIADTPVMYVAVTASSGVSRTLLSDYADSVAKEQIQTALGVGGVDMQGLQKRQIRVWLDAEALAARNLTVSDVRNAVAASHIELPGGKIQTGTQDYSIRLKGEYETVDSLASLPVKTVDGTVIRLHDVARVEDGFEDRNSYAVVDGAPSILLVIRKQRGANEVALSDAVRERIKSLNATAPAGIELKVVQDNARFIRLSMQGVLSNIISGILLTAVIMFLFLRTLKSTLVTIVTMPVCLLIGMLFLWGMGFTINNMTTMGLSLVIGMVVDATTVVLENIHHHFDQGKTAFRASLDGTTEVSSAVVAGAATTVAVFLPVALMPGVVGRFFRSFGFTITVTILVSLLLSLTLTPFLCSRLLARKRETMLERILKAPETWLQRGYTRLLRWALCHRFFTLLFASATFAVGLFFASRLGSEFVPSSDEGEINVNFELNASASLEASQAFITNLINSMKSNPYVAYTYGTIGGGMSGELSKGTLNLVLIDRNKRPTQSVIVKELRKELEAFKGVKITLGRRGSNSAVSMRLLGSSSEELIDLANKITADLQSTPQGLVDVKTDVELNQPRIDVEINRPLADDLGVKVSSLASEVMTLFGGSNVGSFKDRGHSYDIRLQARAEDRTTPEKILSVFTRTNDGRLVRADGLVKTKMTLAPNVIKRYNRLKTIQITADVDGISPGEGYAVAEAAFKRHAPADGRIMAIPSGDAQRMQENFGYLFSGLLFALLLVYTVMAIQFESFIHPLIIMFAVPLMTSGAFGLLLAAHLKLSVMSLMGIIMLVGIVVNNAIILVDYANQLRASGLSRFEAMLAAGPRRLRPILMTSISTIAGAVPVALNMVEGGEIRQPMSIATIGGMVTSTLLTLLVIPVVYLVVDEFSDKLKARLSRLKAWSRLRSARRKGAAFGAAARI, encoded by the coding sequence ATGAGAGGTCTGCCGCGCTTCGCGCTCACCCACCCGGTGACGGTCATCATCACCACGATTGTGGCCATCTTCTTTGGGCTGTACGGCCTGAGGCAGATGGGGATGGAGAATATGCCCAACGTGGATATTCCCATCGTGCTGGTGTCCACCACCATTCAGGGCGCAAGTCCAACCGTCGTTGACAACGACGTGGCCGACCCGTTGGAATCTCGGATCAACACCGTCGAAGGCGTGAAGAGCCTGACGTCGAACAGCTACGAGGGCCGCTGCTTTACCATCGTGGAATTCGAGCTGTCCAAGGACATCGCCGACGCGGCGGCGGACGTGAGAGGAAAGGTCAGCACGGCCCAGCGCCAGCTGCCCGACGCGGCGGATACGCCGATCGTTGACAAGTTCAACATTGCCGACACGCCGGTCATGTACGTGGCTGTCACAGCGTCGTCAGGCGTCAGCCGAACGCTTCTATCAGATTATGCCGACTCGGTGGCCAAAGAACAGATCCAAACGGCTTTAGGTGTCGGCGGCGTGGACATGCAGGGCCTTCAGAAACGCCAAATCCGCGTGTGGCTCGACGCTGAGGCGCTGGCTGCCAGAAACTTGACCGTCTCGGACGTGAGAAACGCCGTCGCGGCCAGCCATATCGAGCTGCCCGGCGGTAAGATTCAAACTGGGACGCAGGACTATTCTATCCGATTGAAAGGCGAATATGAGACCGTGGACTCTCTGGCGTCGCTGCCGGTGAAGACGGTCGACGGTACGGTGATTCGGCTTCACGACGTGGCCCGGGTCGAGGACGGTTTCGAGGACAGAAATTCTTACGCGGTCGTCGACGGAGCCCCGTCGATCCTGCTGGTCATCCGCAAACAGCGGGGCGCCAACGAGGTCGCCCTGTCGGACGCCGTCCGAGAGCGAATCAAAAGCCTGAACGCGACGGCGCCTGCCGGCATCGAGCTGAAGGTCGTTCAGGACAACGCCCGGTTTATCCGCTTGTCAATGCAGGGCGTGCTGAGCAACATCATTTCCGGCATCCTGCTGACGGCAGTCATCATGTTCCTGTTCCTGAGGACGCTCAAATCGACGTTGGTCACAATAGTCACCATGCCGGTCTGCCTTTTGATTGGCATGCTCTTCCTATGGGGCATGGGCTTTACCATCAACAACATGACAACCATGGGATTGTCCCTCGTCATCGGCATGGTGGTGGACGCGACGACCGTTGTGCTGGAAAACATTCACCACCATTTTGACCAAGGCAAGACGGCCTTTCGGGCCTCGCTGGACGGAACGACCGAAGTGAGCAGCGCCGTCGTCGCCGGGGCGGCGACGACCGTCGCGGTCTTTTTGCCCGTGGCTCTCATGCCCGGGGTCGTCGGCCGGTTCTTCCGCTCCTTTGGCTTTACCATCACCGTGACGATTCTCGTCTCCCTGCTGCTCTCGCTGACTCTGACGCCCTTTCTGTGCTCCAGACTGTTGGCCCGCAAGCGCGAGACGATGTTGGAGCGAATCCTGAAAGCCCCGGAGACGTGGCTTCAGCGCGGTTATACCCGGCTGCTTCGGTGGGCGCTCTGCCACCGTTTTTTCACCCTGCTGTTTGCCAGCGCGACGTTTGCTGTCGGGCTGTTTTTCGCCTCCCGGCTGGGCTCCGAGTTCGTCCCTTCCTCGGACGAGGGCGAGATCAACGTCAACTTTGAGCTGAACGCTTCCGCCTCCCTAGAAGCCAGTCAGGCGTTTATCACGAACCTGATCAACTCGATGAAGTCCAATCCCTACGTGGCCTACACGTACGGCACGATCGGAGGCGGAATGAGCGGCGAGCTCTCCAAAGGGACTCTTAACTTGGTGCTGATCGACCGGAACAAACGGCCTACCCAGTCGGTCATCGTCAAAGAGCTACGAAAAGAACTTGAGGCGTTCAAGGGAGTCAAGATCACCTTGGGCCGCCGGGGCTCGAACTCCGCCGTGTCAATGAGACTTCTGGGCTCCAGCTCCGAAGAGCTGATCGACTTGGCCAATAAAATAACGGCCGACCTCCAGTCCACGCCGCAAGGGCTGGTGGACGTCAAAACCGACGTGGAACTGAACCAGCCGAGAATCGACGTGGAAATCAACCGGCCGCTGGCAGACGACTTGGGCGTCAAGGTGAGCAGTCTGGCCTCCGAGGTCATGACGCTTTTCGGCGGCTCCAACGTCGGGTCGTTCAAGGACCGGGGACACAGCTACGATATCCGGCTTCAGGCCCGGGCAGAGGACCGGACGACGCCGGAGAAAATTTTATCCGTCTTCACCCGCACGAACGACGGCCGGCTCGTCAGGGCCGACGGCTTGGTCAAGACGAAGATGACTTTGGCTCCCAACGTGATCAAGCGGTACAACCGGCTGAAGACCATCCAAATCACTGCTGACGTTGACGGCATTTCCCCCGGCGAAGGCTACGCGGTCGCCGAGGCGGCGTTTAAGCGCCACGCGCCTGCCGACGGGCGGATCATGGCAATCCCTTCCGGCGACGCGCAGCGAATGCAGGAAAACTTCGGGTATCTGTTCTCCGGGCTGCTTTTCGCCCTCCTGTTGGTCTACACCGTCATGGCCATTCAGTTTGAGTCGTTTATCCACCCGTTGATCATCATGTTCGCCGTCCCCCTCATGACGAGCGGCGCGTTTGGCCTGCTTCTGGCTGCTCACCTCAAGCTGAGCGTCATGAGCCTGATGGGCATCATCATGCTGGTCGGCATCGTGGTCAACAACGCCATCATTCTGGTGGACTACGCCAACCAGCTCCGCGCTTCCGGCCTGTCCCGGTTTGAGGCCATGCTGGCCGCCGGCCCCCGTCGGCTTCGGCCTATCCTCATGACGTCCATCTCAACAATCGCCGGCGCCGTCCCAGTGGCCCTCAACATGGTGGAGGGCGGCGAAATCCGTCAGCCCATGTCTATCGCCACCATCGGCGGCATGGTCACTTCTACCCTGCTCACCCTGTTGGTCATTCCAGTCGTCTACCTCGTGGTCGACGAGTTCTCCGACAAGCTCAAGGCGCGCCTCTCTCGGCTCAAGGCGTGGAGCCGACTTCGCTCTGCCCGGCGCAAAGGCGCCGCCTTCGGGGCAGCAGCCCGCATCTGA
- a CDS encoding efflux RND transporter periplasmic adaptor subunit has translation MKCPFLLALLALAAALPSAFAGEPAIVSVTVVSPTGSLQNVIEQNVSLKSRQYVKLAPQIDGQLSVLHVHKGQTVAQGDLLAELDHQESDAALQSAKAAVAAAQARVEQARSQAANAKSELSRYQKLRESGFSTQQELEAKKTAWLSASSSEKAAAAAVTQAQAQLAEQQVRRDKAFLKAPFSGTVLNDFDLAPGATVGKATPVVELSDLTHLKGTLSVPESRRYDIGLGEPVKVKVDALPNDVFSGKIAFISDSVDPNTRTVPVEVHLDATGSASRLRPGMFGRAQIILKSAENAFILLRSALTTDETGTWVIVAADGVAHRKKVSTGMTSGDKVEITSGLEQGDQVITFGGSGLTEGQPVKILSSSSN, from the coding sequence ATGAAATGCCCTTTCCTTCTCGCTCTTTTGGCGCTCGCCGCCGCTCTTCCGTCCGCTTTCGCGGGGGAGCCGGCTATCGTTTCCGTGACGGTCGTCTCACCGACCGGTTCGCTTCAAAACGTCATCGAGCAGAACGTCTCGCTCAAATCCCGACAGTACGTCAAACTCGCCCCGCAGATTGACGGCCAGCTGTCGGTCCTGCACGTCCACAAGGGGCAGACGGTCGCTCAAGGCGACCTCTTGGCCGAACTGGACCATCAAGAATCCGACGCCGCGCTCCAATCCGCGAAGGCGGCCGTCGCCGCGGCCCAAGCGCGGGTCGAACAGGCCCGGTCCCAAGCGGCCAACGCCAAGTCGGAGCTCTCTCGGTACCAAAAGCTCCGCGAGTCCGGCTTTTCTACCCAGCAGGAACTGGAGGCCAAAAAGACGGCTTGGCTTTCGGCCTCGTCAAGCGAAAAAGCCGCTGCAGCCGCAGTGACTCAGGCTCAAGCCCAGCTGGCCGAACAGCAGGTCAGGCGAGACAAGGCGTTCTTGAAGGCGCCGTTCAGCGGCACCGTTTTGAACGACTTCGACTTGGCCCCGGGAGCAACGGTCGGCAAGGCGACGCCGGTCGTCGAGCTCTCCGACCTGACGCACCTGAAAGGCACCCTCAGCGTCCCGGAAAGCCGGCGCTACGACATTGGTCTGGGAGAACCCGTGAAGGTCAAGGTCGACGCCCTGCCGAACGACGTTTTTTCTGGAAAAATCGCCTTCATCAGCGACTCGGTTGACCCGAACACCCGCACCGTTCCGGTGGAAGTCCACCTTGACGCGACGGGCAGCGCGTCCCGGCTCCGGCCCGGCATGTTCGGACGGGCTCAGATCATCCTGAAAAGCGCGGAAAACGCCTTTATCCTTCTGCGGTCGGCCCTGACAACCGACGAGACCGGCACGTGGGTCATCGTGGCCGCGGACGGCGTGGCGCACCGCAAAAAGGTCTCCACCGGCATGACGTCGGGCGACAAGGTTGAAATTACGTCAGGCCTCGAGCAGGGCGACCAGGTCATCACGTTCGGCGGCTCCGGACTGACCGAAGGCCAGCCTGTGAAGATCCTCTCTTCGTCCTCAAACTAG
- a CDS encoding YerC/YecD family TrpR-related protein has translation MEKWKDQHTDQLCRAFLSLKTIDEMYAFLEDVATIGEIRALSQRLEVARLLQGGFTYPQIAQQTGASTATISRVRKFLDYGADGYRIALERVAAEEGGVK, from the coding sequence ATGGAGAAATGGAAAGATCAACATACTGATCAGCTCTGCCGAGCATTTTTGTCCTTGAAGACTATTGACGAGATGTACGCTTTTCTTGAGGACGTGGCGACGATCGGTGAGATTCGAGCGCTTTCTCAGCGGTTGGAAGTCGCCCGGCTACTTCAGGGTGGGTTTACGTATCCTCAGATTGCCCAGCAGACCGGCGCGAGCACCGCGACGATCAGCCGAGTGCGTAAGTTCCTCGACTACGGAGCCGATGGGTACCGTATCGCCCTCGAGAGGGTTGCCGCGGAAGAAGGCGGCGTCAAGTAG
- a CDS encoding LysR family transcriptional regulator translates to MTVDLKELETFIAITEKGSISAAAVTLGISQPAVSKRVARLEDEMGAELFVKGHRHSDLTAEGEIFYKTALRMLDMHKKTKLQIAELSQDLFGTVTISASSIPGDFILPGLLVEFAELHSGVSVHVNTTDSQTALKALSDKESDLAVIGVDRSLPGYTSVPFFEDELVLIVPKTHPLAGRSSVEMDDLTNLKLVGRGSGSGTRQVWERQYKNRLGAMKDIELQFGHAIGVVNAVANGGEAGVISRFAAETNPNVAIIPFKPSLHRSFHLVYGMASTKAVDVLISFLLNRTGR, encoded by the coding sequence ATGACAGTGGATTTGAAAGAACTGGAAACGTTTATCGCCATCACCGAAAAGGGCAGTATTTCCGCCGCCGCGGTGACCTTGGGCATCTCCCAACCGGCGGTCAGCAAGCGCGTCGCGCGCCTTGAGGATGAGATGGGGGCGGAGCTATTCGTCAAAGGGCACCGGCATTCCGATCTGACGGCGGAAGGCGAGATCTTCTACAAGACGGCCCTGCGCATGCTGGACATGCACAAGAAGACGAAGCTTCAGATCGCCGAGCTGTCTCAGGACCTGTTCGGCACCGTGACGATCAGCGCCAGTTCCATTCCCGGCGACTTCATTCTGCCGGGCTTGCTCGTCGAGTTCGCCGAGCTGCACAGCGGTGTGTCGGTCCACGTGAACACCACTGACTCCCAGACGGCCCTGAAGGCCCTGTCCGACAAGGAGTCGGACTTGGCGGTCATCGGCGTTGACAGAAGTCTACCCGGCTACACGTCGGTGCCGTTCTTTGAGGACGAGCTGGTGCTCATCGTCCCGAAGACGCACCCGCTGGCGGGACGCTCCAGCGTGGAGATGGACGACCTGACGAACCTGAAGCTCGTCGGCCGCGGCAGCGGCTCGGGCACGCGGCAGGTCTGGGAGCGCCAATACAAGAATCGCCTTGGGGCGATGAAGGACATCGAACTGCAGTTCGGTCATGCCATCGGCGTGGTGAACGCGGTGGCGAACGGCGGCGAGGCCGGCGTCATCTCCCGTTTTGCCGCCGAGACGAACCCGAACGTGGCGATCATTCCGTTCAAGCCGTCGCTCCATCGGTCGTTTCATCTGGTATACGGCATGGCCTCCACGAAAGCCGTCGACGTGCTGATTTCGTTCCTGCTGAACCGAACCGGCAGGTAA
- a CDS encoding helix-turn-helix domain-containing protein codes for MSFGLRLRSLRKAHQLTQQQLAEVTEVSRIYIQALESNRRSPSMKLLHKLADALEVDPADLLEEFPSERSGRLQLEELFQRPEELEIWYRSHKLTPRDVAMVHRLIDAALADWQNEAKSAENL; via the coding sequence ATGAGTTTTGGACTGCGCCTTCGTTCGCTCCGTAAGGCTCACCAGCTGACTCAGCAGCAGCTGGCCGAGGTGACCGAGGTGAGCCGGATTTATATACAAGCGCTGGAAAGCAACCGCCGGTCGCCGTCGATGAAACTGCTTCACAAACTGGCCGACGCTCTGGAAGTTGACCCGGCCGACCTGCTGGAGGAGTTCCCCAGCGAGAGAAGCGGCCGTCTTCAGCTGGAAGAGCTGTTCCAGCGTCCGGAAGAGCTTGAGATTTGGTACCGCAGCCACAAGCTGACGCCCCGCGACGTGGCGATGGTCCACCGGCTCATCGACGCGGCTCTGGCAGACTGGCAGAACGAAGCGAAATCGGCCGAAAACCTCTGA
- a CDS encoding ImmA/IrrE family metallo-endopeptidase produces MNDQEPQLEFSFPPPPESVPSWAESEAKKWRDLDDFQLQVRLEEDTGLKVDFHHAPLSPRLWAFTYVRRELGRGRIYVNADLPYIWQQFAFYHELHHLLHDHKGCYFWSQTLVPLSRFETQADLFAWAAVLPLWEEAGTEW; encoded by the coding sequence ATGAACGATCAAGAACCACAGCTGGAGTTCAGCTTTCCGCCGCCGCCTGAGTCGGTCCCCAGTTGGGCCGAATCAGAGGCGAAAAAGTGGCGGGACTTGGACGACTTCCAGCTTCAGGTTCGCCTCGAAGAGGACACCGGGCTGAAGGTGGACTTTCATCACGCGCCCCTTTCGCCCCGGCTCTGGGCGTTCACCTACGTCAGGCGAGAGCTTGGCCGAGGGCGAATTTACGTCAATGCCGACCTTCCTTACATCTGGCAGCAGTTCGCCTTTTACCACGAGCTGCACCACCTGCTTCACGACCATAAAGGGTGTTACTTCTGGTCCCAGACTCTCGTTCCGCTCAGCCGGTTTGAAACTCAGGCAGACCTTTTCGCCTGGGCTGCCGTCCTGCCGCTGTGGGAAGAGGCGGGAACCGAATGGTAG
- a CDS encoding MurR/RpiR family transcriptional regulator has product MENSQLQEVLRARLENSPPKARRVVEFLLSHMREAAFLTIGDVAGELNVSKAQLVRVARMLGFGGYSELKAAIQETVLEQVNPAAMLNRALSENESALAARIHQMEHANLEDTWNRLDPANIKKFSAMLLAADSIFCAGWGISAMTSECLFSRLRELGLKSFTLQPGCLTLIEQVRCLDSRDVLIAFDLPSYALLLTESVARAKQAGAKIITVTDSPAAPICKMADLSFFVSDSSPTFGSSLIGAVFLIHVLTSALSVEMGDRARKALEEQAACLHDERIYHPVFGLRY; this is encoded by the coding sequence ATGGAAAACTCTCAACTTCAGGAAGTCCTGCGCGCCCGACTGGAAAACTCCCCGCCCAAGGCCCGCCGGGTGGTCGAGTTCTTGCTGTCCCACATGAGAGAAGCGGCCTTTCTCACCATCGGCGACGTGGCAGGCGAGCTGAACGTCTCCAAGGCCCAGCTCGTTCGGGTTGCCCGTATGCTCGGGTTCGGCGGCTACTCAGAGCTCAAGGCCGCCATTCAGGAGACCGTGCTCGAACAGGTGAACCCCGCGGCGATGCTGAACCGGGCACTTTCCGAAAACGAGTCCGCGCTGGCAGCCCGAATCCACCAGATGGAACACGCCAACTTGGAAGACACGTGGAACCGGCTTGACCCAGCCAATATCAAGAAATTCAGCGCCATGCTTCTGGCCGCCGACTCGATTTTCTGCGCCGGCTGGGGAATATCGGCCATGACGTCCGAGTGTCTCTTCAGCCGACTGAGGGAACTGGGCCTCAAGAGCTTTACCCTCCAGCCGGGCTGCCTTACCTTAATAGAACAGGTTCGCTGTCTGGACAGTCGGGACGTGCTGATTGCCTTCGACCTGCCCAGCTACGCCCTGCTTCTTACCGAGTCGGTCGCCCGAGCGAAACAAGCCGGGGCGAAGATCATCACCGTCACCGACAGCCCTGCCGCGCCGATCTGCAAGATGGCCGACCTGTCGTTTTTCGTCAGCGACAGCAGCCCCACATTCGGCAGCTCGCTCATCGGCGCCGTCTTCCTGATCCACGTGCTCACATCGGCCCTGTCGGTCGAGATGGGTGACCGGGCCCGCAAGGCGCTGGAAGAACAGGCCGCCTGCCTTCACGATGAGCGGATTTACCACCCGGTGTTCGGCCTGCGCTACTGA
- a CDS encoding metal-dependent hydrolase, with protein sequence MKLTFLGHSAFVLESSDGRIIVDPFLSGNPLCPVPIDRIGKLDTILVTHGHGDHLGDTVALARRDGAAVVCVPEIGHWLAGQGVSRRVEMNLGGTARFPWGSAKMTPALHSSSIATPSGLVDGGVCCGFLIRMGGATVYHAGDTCLTSDFALLANQSVDVALLPVGGHYTMDEWDAAQAMSMIWPTCVVPMHYDTFPAIGADMKRLESLVPPSVQFCPLKSGESLELSA encoded by the coding sequence GTGAAACTCACGTTTTTGGGACATTCGGCGTTCGTGCTGGAGAGCTCGGACGGCCGGATCATCGTTGATCCGTTTCTGTCCGGCAACCCGCTCTGTCCCGTCCCGATCGACCGGATTGGGAAGCTGGACACGATTCTGGTGACTCACGGTCACGGCGATCACTTAGGCGACACGGTGGCTCTGGCCCGACGCGACGGCGCAGCGGTCGTCTGCGTCCCTGAGATCGGCCACTGGCTGGCCGGTCAGGGCGTGTCCCGGCGAGTCGAGATGAACTTGGGCGGGACAGCCCGGTTCCCTTGGGGCAGCGCCAAGATGACGCCGGCGCTTCACAGCTCGTCAATCGCCACGCCTTCCGGGCTGGTGGACGGCGGGGTGTGCTGCGGCTTTTTAATCCGCATGGGCGGCGCGACGGTTTACCACGCTGGGGACACCTGCTTGACGAGCGATTTTGCCCTGTTGGCGAACCAGTCGGTTGACGTGGCCCTTCTGCCGGTCGGCGGGCACTACACCATGGACGAATGGGACGCCGCGCAGGCGATGAGCATGATTTGGCCGACCTGCGTCGTCCCGATGCACTATGACACGTTCCCGGCCATCGGCGCCGACATGAAGCGGCTGGAAAGCCTCGTGCCGCCGTCGGTGCAGTTCTGTCCGCTCAAGTCGGGAGAAAGTCTCGAGCTGTCGGCTTAA
- a CDS encoding metal-dependent hydrolase, with protein MNAQFLGHSTVKIQSDYCSVLIDPFFTGNPMACNTVDDFIALDGMLLTHACHKRLADAVTIAKATECQVVCTEAAAEWMKEQGVAPSQLVVMAWGETRHFPFGTVTVVPAKSGTETAGPICGYVIEVEKHKVYHAGNTVLLPEMKDLSKMAIDLAFLPIGGETTMDVPAAVQACELIKAREVCPVHYNTFPSISADPAAFKKAVKGSEVIILQSSEKETL; from the coding sequence ATGAACGCACAGTTTCTCGGACATTCGACGGTCAAGATCCAGAGTGATTATTGTTCGGTTCTGATCGACCCGTTTTTCACCGGCAACCCGATGGCCTGCAACACTGTTGACGATTTCATCGCGCTGGACGGCATGCTGCTCACTCATGCCTGCCACAAACGGCTGGCCGACGCGGTGACGATCGCCAAGGCGACCGAGTGTCAGGTGGTCTGCACCGAAGCCGCCGCCGAGTGGATGAAAGAGCAGGGCGTCGCTCCCAGTCAGCTGGTCGTTATGGCTTGGGGCGAGACCCGTCATTTCCCCTTTGGGACCGTGACGGTTGTTCCGGCAAAAAGCGGCACCGAGACGGCCGGCCCGATCTGCGGCTACGTGATTGAGGTCGAGAAGCACAAGGTTTACCACGCCGGAAACACCGTGCTTCTGCCGGAGATGAAGGACTTGTCCAAGATGGCCATCGACTTGGCGTTCCTGCCGATCGGCGGGGAGACGACGATGGACGTTCCCGCGGCCGTGCAGGCCTGCGAGCTCATCAAGGCTCGGGAGGTCTGCCCGGTTCACTACAACACGTTCCCGTCCATATCGGCTGATCCGGCAGCGTTCAAGAAGGCCGTCAAGGGATCCGAAGTGATCATTCTTCAGTCGAGCGAGAAGGAGACCCTGTAG
- a CDS encoding DUF3798 domain-containing protein, whose translation MGMYLKRLGAAALLTCWAGVCFAADPAPFHVGICTGTVSQSEDDLRGAEALIARYGDVANGGMIKHVTYPDSFMTEQETTISQIAAFADDPLMKAVVVNQSVPGTTEAFRRIREKRPDILLFSAEPHEDPMVITTVADLSVATDALSRGYLNVALAHKLGCENYVLVSFPRHQSYELQARKRRIMEEACKDLGMKFHFETAPDPTSDVGVAGAQQFILEKTPAWLEKYGPKTAFYCTNDAQTEPLIKVIAAKGGYFLEADLPSPLMGYPGALGIELADVAGDFKAILKRVEDAVVKAGGAGRMGVWAYSFGFTCSEAMGELAISCVKEGVTPKTLRRKVNLDRLVAAFDKETPGAKWNGSYYRDAGTGMELKNYMLVYQETYLLGKGFSGMGSVKVPEKYYKIK comes from the coding sequence ATGGGAATGTACCTGAAAAGGCTAGGGGCTGCTGCGCTTCTGACCTGCTGGGCCGGGGTTTGCTTTGCCGCCGATCCGGCGCCGTTCCACGTGGGGATCTGCACCGGCACGGTGTCACAGTCGGAGGACGACCTGCGCGGGGCTGAAGCCCTGATCGCCCGCTACGGCGACGTGGCGAACGGCGGTATGATCAAGCACGTGACCTACCCGGACAGCTTCATGACCGAACAGGAGACGACCATTTCACAGATTGCCGCGTTCGCCGACGATCCTCTGATGAAGGCCGTTGTGGTGAACCAGTCGGTTCCTGGAACGACCGAGGCGTTCCGGCGTATTCGGGAGAAACGGCCTGACATTCTGCTGTTCTCCGCCGAGCCTCATGAGGACCCGATGGTCATCACCACCGTCGCTGATCTGTCGGTGGCGACGGACGCCCTTTCCCGCGGCTACCTGAACGTCGCGCTGGCTCACAAGCTGGGCTGCGAAAACTACGTCCTCGTGTCGTTCCCCCGCCATCAGAGCTACGAGCTTCAGGCCAGAAAGCGCCGGATCATGGAAGAGGCGTGCAAGGACCTGGGCATGAAGTTCCACTTTGAGACCGCGCCCGACCCGACCAGCGACGTCGGCGTGGCCGGCGCCCAGCAGTTTATTCTGGAAAAAACTCCCGCATGGCTCGAAAAATACGGCCCGAAGACGGCGTTCTACTGCACCAACGACGCTCAGACCGAGCCGCTCATCAAGGTCATCGCCGCGAAGGGCGGCTACTTCCTCGAGGCCGACCTGCCGTCGCCTCTGATGGGGTATCCCGGCGCTTTGGGCATTGAACTGGCCGACGTGGCCGGTGACTTCAAGGCGATCCTGAAGAGAGTTGAAGACGCGGTCGTCAAGGCCGGAGGGGCCGGGCGCATGGGCGTTTGGGCCTACTCGTTCGGGTTCACCTGCTCGGAGGCCATGGGCGAGTTGGCGATCAGCTGCGTCAAAGAGGGCGTGACGCCCAAGACCCTGCGGCGCAAGGTCAACTTGGACCGTCTGGTGGCGGCGTTTGACAAAGAAACGCCGGGCGCCAAGTGGAACGGCAGCTACTATCGGGACGCTGGAACCGGCATGGAGCTGAAAAACTACATGCTGGTCTACCAAGAGACCTACCTGTTGGGGAAGGGATTCTCCGGCATGGGCTCCGTCAAGGTGCCAGAGAAGTACTACAAGATAAAATAA
- the rsmI gene encoding 16S rRNA (cytidine(1402)-2'-O)-methyltransferase: MPLVVIPTPIGNLGDVTLRALDELRSAGLVLCEDTRHSGPILEKWGVTAPRMSYQKFNERARVDEVLRRLADGQKIALISDAGTPGISDPGAVVIRAAIENGFPVDVLPGATAFVPALLLSGLEPQPFVFVGFLPDKEGERAEVLNRWRNVGVTTVFYLSPHKAFRHLSDMARLWGPRRAALAREISKIHQEVRRGDLQALAESVADGVKGELVLVVEGVLPEPDARDWQEEALALRQNGLSVKEISARLASGAVTKNEIKEWLIAVERDGE, translated from the coding sequence ATGCCCCTCGTCGTGATTCCTACGCCCATAGGCAACTTGGGCGACGTAACCCTGCGCGCGTTGGACGAGCTTCGCTCCGCCGGGCTGGTGCTGTGCGAGGACACTCGGCACAGCGGCCCGATTTTGGAGAAGTGGGGCGTGACTGCCCCGCGGATGAGCTATCAGAAGTTCAACGAACGGGCTCGGGTCGACGAAGTGCTTCGTCGGCTGGCCGACGGGCAGAAAATCGCCCTGATCAGCGACGCGGGCACGCCGGGCATATCCGACCCCGGGGCCGTCGTGATCCGCGCGGCCATTGAGAACGGCTTCCCGGTGGACGTCCTCCCGGGCGCGACGGCCTTCGTCCCAGCGCTTCTCCTTTCGGGCCTTGAACCGCAGCCGTTCGTCTTCGTCGGTTTTCTGCCCGACAAAGAGGGTGAGCGCGCCGAGGTTTTGAACCGCTGGCGGAACGTGGGCGTCACGACGGTCTTTTACCTGTCGCCTCACAAGGCGTTTCGCCACCTGAGCGATATGGCCCGCCTTTGGGGGCCCCGCCGGGCGGCTCTCGCGCGGGAGATTTCAAAAATCCATCAGGAAGTTCGCCGGGGGGATCTTCAGGCCCTCGCTGAGTCGGTGGCGGACGGGGTCAAAGGCGAACTGGTCCTGGTCGTCGAAGGCGTTCTGCCTGAACCGGACGCGCGTGACTGGCAGGAAGAGGCGCTGGCCTTGCGGCAAAACGGCCTATCGGTCAAGGAAATTTCGGCCCGGCTTGCTTCGGGCGCCGTGACGAAAAACGAAATTAAAGAGTGGCTCATCGCCGTCGAGCGGGACGGCGAATAG